One window from the genome of Salisaeta longa DSM 21114 encodes:
- a CDS encoding Cas10/Cmr2 second palm domain-containing protein: MDEQFSHLVQVEIGGVQSYIFNGSRLREWRGASALLDKAERVDISTTIADLSDQATILRQGGGVVVIGVHPGGDPSRVQQAITDAYRRAAPGADVYGAQIPLSGTTAKEVQAALSKLAFAVERNRGVSLAPDMHGALLGPMERPCDSCGERPAAVATEIADDGRLVCTICDHKGRYGGNVRRGDASASVLERFQRYLETQDEDAAAGFRVQPKHIASNLPDDLNAIAETGDALALIQADGNSLGKTVQSLTSLAQYEALADRIARAVEESVFETLAQHGPQPRANGKAVLPWEILFLGGDDILIATADTIAVDVISSLIQSIETRTREVFAAPPLDALDRSFLSVGAGLVVADAHVPIATLRTLAHDLEREAKKRTYRRQNESKADAEISTVDFHRITGSGSASINKIRTQALTPQRAATYEAVQLTKRPFTLEELRDVVAVANAWKSAGLPNNKLHALRQSVFESPSEAMRTWTHTVGRSSSQHAEAWMDFHRLLESADDATSIRPPFVITATDGASENSANGDKKCLEAATPLLDVLDIHALL, encoded by the coding sequence ATGGACGAGCAATTTTCGCATCTTGTACAAGTCGAAATTGGTGGTGTACAATCATACATCTTCAATGGAAGCCGGCTCCGAGAGTGGCGGGGGGCCAGTGCACTGCTCGACAAGGCAGAGCGCGTCGACATTTCGACAACCATAGCGGATCTGTCTGACCAAGCAACGATTTTGCGTCAGGGGGGCGGTGTTGTGGTGATCGGTGTGCATCCTGGCGGCGATCCGTCTCGGGTACAACAAGCCATCACGGATGCTTATCGCCGCGCAGCACCTGGCGCCGATGTGTATGGTGCGCAGATACCGCTGTCCGGCACCACCGCCAAAGAAGTGCAAGCAGCACTTTCGAAACTGGCGTTTGCGGTGGAGCGCAATCGCGGGGTAAGCCTGGCACCTGATATGCACGGTGCCCTTCTCGGTCCTATGGAGCGTCCATGCGATAGCTGTGGAGAACGGCCGGCTGCTGTGGCTACTGAAATTGCAGACGATGGGCGTTTGGTTTGTACCATCTGCGACCACAAAGGGCGGTACGGGGGCAACGTGCGCCGGGGAGACGCATCGGCGAGCGTTCTAGAGCGCTTCCAACGGTATTTGGAGACGCAAGACGAAGACGCAGCCGCAGGTTTCCGGGTACAGCCTAAGCACATAGCCTCGAACCTGCCTGATGACTTAAACGCCATCGCGGAAACCGGAGATGCGCTTGCTCTCATTCAAGCAGATGGAAACAGCCTTGGCAAAACCGTACAGTCCCTTACATCTCTTGCGCAGTATGAAGCATTGGCCGACCGCATTGCACGCGCTGTAGAGGAATCCGTGTTCGAGACGCTTGCCCAGCACGGCCCTCAGCCCAGAGCAAACGGAAAAGCCGTGCTTCCGTGGGAGATTCTATTCCTTGGCGGCGATGACATCCTGATTGCAACCGCCGATACCATTGCTGTCGACGTTATCTCGTCGCTTATACAAAGCATTGAGACACGAACACGCGAGGTTTTTGCAGCCCCGCCCTTGGATGCGCTCGACCGGTCGTTTTTGTCGGTGGGTGCCGGGCTCGTTGTTGCCGACGCCCACGTTCCCATTGCTACCCTGCGGACGCTGGCCCACGACCTGGAACGTGAAGCGAAAAAACGAACGTACAGGCGTCAGAACGAAAGCAAAGCCGATGCTGAAATCAGCACAGTTGACTTTCACCGAATCACAGGTTCGGGAAGTGCCTCCATCAACAAAATTAGGACGCAGGCCCTTACGCCGCAGCGCGCCGCAACATACGAGGCGGTGCAATTGACGAAACGGCCGTTTACTTTGGAAGAGTTACGAGACGTTGTAGCAGTTGCAAATGCGTGGAAGTCTGCAGGCCTGCCAAACAACAAGCTGCACGCGCTCCGGCAAAGCGTATTCGAGAGCCCATCCGAGGCGATGCGTACCTGGACCCACACCGTCGGCCGCAGTTCAAGCCAACATGCTGAGGCTTGGATGGACTTCCATCGCTTATTGGAGTCCGCTGATGACGCTACTAGCATACGGCCTCCGTTTGTGATCACGGCGACGGACGGCGCTTCAGAAAACAGCGCAAATGGCGATAAGAAGTGCTTGGAGGCTGCTACGCCTTTGTTGGATGTGCTTGACATCCACGCGCTTCTCTAG
- a CDS encoding RAMP superfamily CRISPR-associated protein, translated as MSDLHHVSIGLTLAFDGATHLGTGRAEGLLNRTVSRSANGQPYVPGSALKGALRMTAERITQQLNHCLHAPGLSPSERLGYQRRGDAILDTPCRGPRPEEMCQSETPCIVCRLFGNVFTGSRLHVDDAYPVSTAFQKSLQKLRERQNDGASAGRSRFGTVDVITRLSVDRRRKGAKSGALFTSEYSRPEMPFETRIEGSIPLHPLGEDGAPAELVLLAATLAATDQVGGEASTGHGRCTIKTETIKVDGTAPSYGVDALLAKEALEQLAWSRLI; from the coding sequence ATGTCTGATCTCCATCACGTTTCGATAGGGCTGACGCTCGCCTTTGACGGTGCCACGCACCTTGGCACCGGACGGGCCGAGGGATTGCTCAACCGCACCGTGTCACGCAGCGCCAACGGGCAACCTTATGTCCCGGGATCGGCGCTCAAGGGCGCACTTCGCATGACTGCTGAACGCATCACCCAACAGTTAAACCACTGCTTGCATGCACCGGGGCTTTCGCCGTCGGAGCGCTTGGGCTATCAGCGGCGCGGGGACGCTATCCTCGATACGCCTTGCCGCGGGCCACGCCCTGAAGAGATGTGCCAGAGCGAGACGCCTTGCATTGTGTGTCGCCTGTTTGGAAATGTGTTTACGGGCAGCCGTCTCCATGTCGATGACGCGTATCCCGTCTCCACCGCTTTCCAAAAGAGCCTTCAGAAATTACGTGAGCGCCAGAATGATGGCGCCTCTGCGGGACGGTCCAGGTTTGGTACGGTCGACGTCATCACGCGGCTTTCCGTTGACCGGCGCCGCAAGGGTGCAAAGTCTGGTGCGCTATTCACCAGCGAATACAGCCGGCCCGAAATGCCTTTCGAAACCCGCATCGAAGGTTCCATTCCCCTGCATCCCCTTGGGGAAGATGGGGCGCCCGCTGAGCTGGTGCTGCTCGCCGCCACGTTGGCTGCCACTGATCAGGTTGGTGGTGAAGCGAGCACCGGGCATGGCCGCTGTACAATTAAAACTGAAACGATCAAGGTCGACGGTACAGCACCGTCTTACGGTGTCGATGCCCTGTTAGCCAAGGAAGCGCTCGAACAGCTCGCCTGGTCGCGTCTCATATAG
- a CDS encoding type III-B CRISPR module-associated Cmr3 family protein — protein sequence MPVPLTVRSCKFKPGFRADGQHGVEDVLVAALHFALHDDGGGLSDARQCRHPECTHVLKAMSNFTRYNPEANTWHKQGASDTRMQAHVGLDRRRRGAASGILYAREVLSEQTTTNHGDSPALHPTTMQAHVAIPEAHATTLSDALTPGTILRIGGDRSRGLGRCTVEHFDTVSARMPAIRDRIEDFNAAWKASFEGTNHQPKDGVLVVLTLETPALFVDAMLRPNLAPDGADLLQAAQPSASEAAEALEALAPVHQIARPVSVHGWNGLARFPHASAQGLQAGSVLVFRAHNIDEPLLRALEHIETHGIGLQRHLGYGRTRVCLPLHTDVHEHTARSATAR from the coding sequence GTGCCTGTGCCGCTCACCGTGCGGAGTTGCAAGTTCAAACCCGGCTTCCGCGCCGATGGCCAACATGGCGTTGAGGACGTGTTGGTGGCGGCGCTGCACTTTGCACTGCATGACGATGGCGGGGGGCTGTCGGATGCCCGTCAGTGCCGGCATCCGGAATGCACCCATGTGCTGAAAGCTATGAGCAACTTCACCCGGTACAATCCGGAGGCAAACACCTGGCACAAGCAAGGAGCAAGCGACACCCGAATGCAAGCACATGTGGGCCTCGACCGGCGGCGGCGCGGCGCAGCGTCGGGCATCCTCTATGCACGTGAGGTGCTGAGTGAGCAGACGACTACAAACCATGGCGATTCGCCCGCGCTGCATCCTACGACCATGCAAGCCCACGTGGCGATCCCCGAGGCCCACGCAACGACCCTTAGCGATGCCTTAACACCCGGAACGATCCTTCGCATTGGCGGCGATCGCTCCCGTGGGCTTGGGCGCTGCACGGTTGAACACTTCGACACGGTATCCGCCCGTATGCCAGCCATCAGGGATCGTATTGAGGACTTCAATGCCGCCTGGAAGGCATCATTTGAGGGAACCAACCACCAGCCGAAAGACGGGGTGCTTGTCGTGCTAACACTCGAAACCCCCGCGCTCTTCGTTGACGCCATGCTCCGCCCCAATCTTGCGCCTGACGGCGCGGACCTGCTGCAAGCGGCTCAACCCAGCGCATCGGAAGCGGCTGAAGCCTTGGAAGCGCTGGCACCGGTCCATCAAATCGCGCGCCCCGTGTCGGTCCACGGATGGAATGGCCTCGCCCGCTTCCCCCATGCTAGCGCACAGGGTTTGCAAGCCGGAAGCGTTCTCGTTTTCCGTGCGCACAATATCGACGAGCCCCTTCTCCGTGCACTGGAGCATATCGAGACGCATGGCATCGGCTTGCAACGACACCTAGGGTACGGACGCACCCGCGTGTGCCTGCCGCTCCACACCGACGTTCATGAGCACACCGCGCGTTCCGCTACGGCTCGTTAA
- the csx7 gene encoding type III CRISPR-associated RAMP protein Csx7 — MSDTPRHEWTLQMSRRIRITGRLRMTSALHVGGGVGTTSITDAGVVRHADGRPYIPGSSLKGALRSHLERLCQVEALAKAGANSCLLYAPGKKGPSWTPTAPACPTPGWIENKKDATAAKEEDFSSLCATCTLFGSPILAGKIRIGDLEVVEETYNGDVEIRDGVGINRDTGRAVDGVKFDYEVIPSGTAFAFTLDVDSPDAVERGLVAVAIRELQEGRISIGGKTTRGLGHCELSNIAVQDDDFSSIEKMANYFNSRADNGTSDRKVDDPNDTINQWIVALLPSS, encoded by the coding sequence ATGTCTGACACACCTCGTCACGAATGGACGCTTCAGATGTCACGTCGCATTCGCATCACTGGACGGTTGCGCATGACCAGCGCGCTGCATGTTGGCGGTGGCGTGGGCACTACATCGATAACCGACGCCGGTGTGGTGCGTCATGCCGACGGCCGCCCATACATTCCCGGAAGTAGCCTCAAGGGCGCGCTCCGAAGCCACCTAGAACGTTTGTGCCAGGTTGAAGCGCTTGCCAAAGCAGGAGCCAACAGCTGCTTGCTCTATGCCCCTGGTAAGAAGGGCCCTTCATGGACCCCCACTGCACCGGCATGCCCCACACCTGGGTGGATTGAAAACAAGAAGGACGCTACCGCTGCAAAGGAAGAGGATTTCTCGTCGCTCTGCGCCACCTGCACGTTGTTTGGCAGCCCCATCTTGGCTGGCAAGATACGTATTGGCGACTTGGAGGTAGTGGAGGAGACCTACAACGGGGACGTGGAAATACGGGATGGCGTAGGTATCAACCGCGATACGGGGCGCGCTGTAGATGGCGTGAAGTTTGACTACGAGGTCATCCCATCGGGGACGGCCTTCGCGTTTACGCTTGATGTGGATAGCCCCGATGCTGTTGAGCGTGGACTGGTAGCTGTGGCCATTCGGGAATTGCAAGAGGGCCGGATATCCATTGGCGGCAAAACGACGCGTGGGCTCGGCCATTGCGAGCTGTCGAACATAGCCGTTCAGGATGACGATTTCAGTTCAATTGAAAAAATGGCTAACTATTTCAATTCTAGAGCTGACAACGGAACGTCTGACAGGAAGGTTGACGATCCAAACGACACCATCAATCAATGGATTGTTGCCCTACTGCCTTCGTCTTAA
- a CDS encoding RAMP superfamily CRISPR-associated protein gives MLKKLVNQCTFDLKITTEEPILVKSGDAVVSGPDMTFVRTRRKGQPEPFLPGSSLKGTLRSHAERIARTLKDKSVCGVFQKANVEGCSWALDDTKTPSDYAGSCPACRLFGSLRWKGRFRIGDAYLIESDRNVKPELRDGIAIDRVSGGVAGTAKFDLEVMPADVTFETRLEIINFETWQLGWMAYLMRDLMEANLRVGTGTSRGLGRIRGALDAVTLDYIGAPDGIDTHILGLGALTTNEDRQAYGLVQNDRVESPAFLSPQRSAGSLRARARMTDEEEQMAFLAAVAPAFNDYLAAIPSVPERRS, from the coding sequence ATGCTCAAAAAACTAGTCAACCAATGCACGTTTGATCTCAAGATCACGACAGAGGAGCCGATCCTTGTGAAAAGCGGTGATGCCGTGGTCAGCGGACCCGACATGACGTTTGTGCGCACCCGCCGCAAGGGCCAACCCGAGCCGTTTCTTCCTGGCAGCAGCCTAAAAGGTACGCTGCGAAGCCATGCCGAGCGCATTGCCCGCACCCTGAAAGATAAAAGCGTGTGTGGCGTCTTCCAAAAGGCAAATGTGGAAGGGTGCAGCTGGGCGCTTGATGATACCAAAACCCCTTCCGACTACGCTGGGTCGTGCCCGGCCTGTCGCCTTTTTGGAAGTTTGCGGTGGAAAGGACGCTTCCGGATTGGAGATGCCTACCTCATCGAGAGTGACCGCAACGTGAAACCCGAATTACGGGACGGTATCGCTATCGACCGTGTAAGCGGCGGCGTAGCGGGTACAGCGAAGTTTGACCTGGAGGTCATGCCGGCAGATGTGACGTTTGAAACGCGACTTGAGATTATAAACTTCGAGACATGGCAACTGGGCTGGATGGCCTACCTCATGCGTGACCTTATGGAGGCGAACCTGCGCGTTGGGACGGGCACGTCGCGCGGCTTGGGGCGCATCCGTGGAGCGCTTGACGCCGTTACGCTCGACTACATTGGAGCCCCTGACGGCATTGACACGCACATCCTGGGCCTTGGCGCACTGACGACAAACGAAGATCGCCAAGCGTACGGCCTGGTTCAAAACGACCGTGTTGAGAGTCCAGCGTTTCTGTCGCCACAGCGCTCGGCCGGGTCGCTGCGGGCACGCGCTCGCATGACAGATGAGGAAGAGCAAATGGCTTTTCTGGCTGCTGTAGCCCCGGCCTTTAACGACTACCTAGCGGCTATACCCTCCGTCCCCGAGCGGCGCTCGTAG
- a CDS encoding calponin homology domain-containing protein: MTLRSWTRPADEPLLLDSTPEDAFFLAASPDTVVFCRIGDGPGSKFPWTRIDAFTEDWNLRVRRMGGQVRAVAAGAVPGLEDWGPPHSEESLDDAQSSDARAILWGRQNEGETLWLELRVPHLMTPSNHLHPQGHDAAHRNRMIRRYLTIVRYERNGRPCFQRYTGVAYAETDAEDKTFAPLAGS; the protein is encoded by the coding sequence ATGACTCTTCGCAGTTGGACGCGGCCCGCCGATGAGCCGTTGCTTCTTGACTCCACCCCGGAAGATGCTTTTTTCTTAGCTGCATCGCCTGATACTGTCGTGTTTTGTCGTATCGGCGACGGACCCGGTTCTAAGTTTCCGTGGACGCGCATCGATGCGTTTACTGAGGATTGGAACTTGCGCGTGCGCCGGATGGGGGGGCAGGTACGCGCTGTAGCCGCAGGAGCCGTACCGGGCCTTGAAGACTGGGGACCTCCGCACTCAGAAGAATCGCTGGATGATGCACAGTCCTCCGATGCCCGCGCCATCCTGTGGGGGCGCCAAAACGAGGGCGAGACCCTATGGCTTGAACTGCGTGTCCCGCATCTCATGACCCCCAGCAATCATTTGCATCCCCAAGGACACGATGCGGCGCACCGAAATCGCATGATCCGTCGGTATCTCACCATCGTTCGCTACGAACGAAACGGACGCCCCTGCTTCCAACGATACACCGGTGTCGCATATGCCGAGACCGATGCTGAAGACAAGACGTTTGCCCCCCTAGCGGGTTCGTAG
- a CDS encoding RAMP superfamily CRISPR-associated protein: protein MPTIEPFDFVPYPSGNAIDYTKATGHDHFQGCSGRLECELEALSPFLVMDSELRDGSSQNSAVQFKKNRSGTYVVPGTSLKGLVRSVFEVLYPSCTRISGGKTKVPSAFRPCRSHHKVCPACRVFGFLNGGTVLKGKVNIGTAHAVGTPELGTDRQLIGLFRPHPEEAKYNRNGHAKGYKFYFHQQEVKTANQDNDKKFGTWITPLKPGTCFTFSVTFENLTDRELNALVAALVLTDRATDPETGDTVAVRHKLGYGKPAGLGSVAIRLTDVELQSNARKAYTSFDRSPRVLQEGSSELKKWIAKRQQLVFGDPSRAVQHLTRILRYPPREDVTYAYDKGAFG, encoded by the coding sequence ATGCCTACTATCGAACCTTTTGACTTCGTGCCGTATCCCAGCGGCAATGCCATTGACTACACCAAAGCAACCGGACATGACCATTTCCAGGGATGCTCTGGCCGGCTGGAATGCGAACTGGAGGCCCTGAGCCCATTTTTGGTGATGGATAGCGAACTCCGAGACGGTTCGAGTCAGAACTCCGCAGTGCAGTTTAAAAAAAACCGAAGCGGTACGTATGTGGTACCCGGCACTTCCCTGAAAGGCTTGGTCCGGAGCGTGTTTGAAGTGCTCTATCCGTCGTGCACGCGCATCAGCGGAGGAAAAACGAAGGTTCCTTCCGCGTTTCGCCCATGCCGGTCGCACCACAAGGTATGTCCTGCGTGTCGTGTGTTTGGCTTCCTGAATGGCGGCACCGTGCTAAAGGGAAAGGTCAACATCGGAACAGCGCATGCCGTGGGCACGCCCGAACTAGGAACAGACCGGCAGCTTATCGGACTGTTCAGACCACATCCGGAGGAGGCAAAATACAACAGGAACGGACATGCCAAAGGATACAAGTTTTACTTTCATCAGCAAGAGGTCAAAACAGCAAATCAGGACAATGACAAAAAGTTTGGGACATGGATCACACCGCTGAAGCCCGGCACCTGCTTTACCTTCTCGGTTACCTTCGAAAACCTGACGGACCGGGAACTCAATGCACTCGTAGCTGCGCTTGTGTTAACGGACCGTGCCACCGATCCGGAAACCGGTGATACGGTTGCTGTACGACACAAATTGGGCTACGGTAAGCCGGCAGGGCTCGGCTCCGTAGCGATTCGTCTCACCGATGTCGAGCTGCAATCGAACGCCCGCAAGGCGTACACCTCGTTCGATCGTTCCCCTCGGGTCCTACAGGAAGGCTCAAGCGAGCTCAAGAAATGGATTGCAAAACGGCAGCAGTTGGTTTTTGGGGATCCCAGCCGAGCCGTACAGCACCTCACACGCATTCTGCGGTACCCGCCCCGCGAAGATGTGACGTATGCGTATGACAAGGGAGCATTTGGGTGA
- a CDS encoding TM1812 family CRISPR-associated protein: MSQSIGLAFLGTGDYKVAHYQWHDAPPIKTRYVQIAVQKTFDLDGFAVAMTESARAAHGDSLASCMAEQGVALQDLTIPAGNNEDEWWAMFETIVDAIPSDARLTIDVTHGFRSQPLIALAIAVYLEAATHVTVERIVYGSFRGAHKDAPILDLTPFLDLIEWSVAARQFLRDGSAAQLARLLKEAQAQAHKTDADVKPEHAQRTGNQLDGLTSAFAVVRPAEIAQERASALHAALEDLQDDVARIKALRPLSFLLTRIQERVAPMQAASLYTREGFMAQREMMDFFLQTQQLQQAVTLAREALISHQALQMGLSPEPVPQEAWDGCGRDRATDYLGALADQHTGRSAEEKSLGDLWTRLTGIRNDINHAGMNAQPKKAMTLARNAKAVVEDVQTYLQNHPA, from the coding sequence ATGTCCCAGTCAATCGGCCTCGCGTTTCTTGGAACAGGTGACTACAAAGTGGCACACTATCAGTGGCACGATGCACCGCCTATCAAGACGCGGTATGTACAAATCGCTGTTCAGAAGACCTTTGATCTTGATGGATTTGCCGTTGCCATGACGGAGAGCGCCCGCGCGGCACACGGCGATTCGCTTGCGTCGTGTATGGCAGAGCAGGGCGTTGCCTTGCAGGACCTTACGATTCCTGCGGGCAATAACGAAGACGAGTGGTGGGCCATGTTCGAGACCATTGTTGACGCCATTCCATCCGATGCGCGCCTAACCATCGACGTTACCCACGGCTTCCGGTCGCAACCGCTCATCGCACTCGCGATTGCCGTCTACTTGGAAGCAGCCACCCATGTTACGGTTGAGCGCATTGTGTATGGCTCCTTCCGCGGCGCCCACAAAGACGCCCCCATTCTCGATCTTACGCCGTTCCTCGACCTGATTGAGTGGAGCGTGGCGGCCCGGCAGTTTCTCCGTGACGGAAGTGCTGCGCAACTGGCCCGCCTGTTGAAAGAGGCGCAGGCGCAAGCCCATAAAACCGATGCCGACGTGAAGCCTGAGCACGCGCAACGTACCGGCAACCAATTGGACGGCCTAACGTCTGCGTTTGCTGTTGTGCGTCCTGCCGAGATTGCCCAGGAGCGGGCTTCCGCGTTGCACGCAGCGCTTGAAGACTTGCAGGATGATGTGGCACGCATTAAGGCGCTGCGTCCGCTGTCGTTTCTTCTTACGCGGATCCAGGAGCGCGTTGCGCCCATGCAGGCCGCCTCGCTCTACACCCGTGAAGGGTTCATGGCCCAGCGCGAGATGATGGATTTCTTCTTGCAAACCCAGCAGTTGCAACAGGCTGTTACGTTGGCCCGTGAAGCGCTTATCTCGCACCAGGCCCTACAGATGGGGCTTAGCCCTGAGCCCGTGCCGCAAGAGGCATGGGACGGCTGCGGTCGAGACCGCGCCACCGACTATCTTGGAGCCCTGGCAGATCAGCACACGGGGCGATCCGCGGAAGAAAAATCCCTTGGGGATTTGTGGACCCGCCTCACCGGCATTCGCAACGACATCAACCATGCGGGCATGAATGCACAACCCAAAAAGGCCATGACGCTCGCCCGCAATGCCAAGGCCGTTGTTGAGGATGTGCAAACGTACCTCCAGAACCACCCCGCTTAA
- the csx2 gene encoding TIGR02221 family CRISPR-associated protein — MATEQLLLLLGKGPADVATVQTGGYRQATYFRSEYPGENVQTPFVGEALASLYPDRFDTIHILGTPDAMWDVLLQHYDGTLEDEQLIEQLLALEDQQPTALPSPLRDRIQHAVGVAFDTRIETHLIPIGTSPAAYWDILERLTALNITGGAVSIDITHSLRSHPLFLLLALVYLRSLHSSLELGSVFYGALALTNKYFDGKTPIFDLRPMVKLLDWTEAATAFERYGDAAPIARLIQSGDAFEDLAKRATFVSQVLQLNTLSRVQTNTHKLIGLLDAVEDEASPLLAMIRPKLRALPQALQGVPRWQAMLTVARQHWTSYRAGSAVLALWEAIIDRLALAYDLLDADPTKTYRALRPIACGQGTTRWFQQQGLGRFPKRAEQLREYRNGIAHPREQDYEPPEVYDHFPGLLSYFEEHLGSVVLDRLPDDKPVSL, encoded by the coding sequence ATGGCAACAGAACAACTCCTTTTGCTATTGGGCAAGGGCCCCGCTGATGTTGCAACCGTCCAAACCGGCGGTTACCGGCAAGCGACGTATTTTCGGTCCGAGTACCCCGGCGAGAATGTTCAAACACCTTTTGTGGGGGAAGCACTGGCGAGCCTCTATCCGGATCGCTTTGACACCATTCACATCCTGGGCACCCCCGACGCCATGTGGGACGTGCTCCTCCAACACTACGACGGAACTCTGGAGGACGAACAGCTAATCGAGCAGCTGCTCGCACTGGAAGACCAGCAGCCCACAGCCTTGCCTTCTCCGCTGCGAGACCGCATCCAGCACGCTGTGGGCGTGGCGTTCGATACGCGCATCGAAACGCACCTCATACCCATCGGCACTTCACCTGCAGCCTACTGGGACATCCTGGAGCGGCTGACGGCGCTCAACATTACAGGCGGAGCGGTGTCCATCGACATCACGCACTCCCTGCGATCGCATCCGTTGTTTTTACTGCTGGCGCTGGTATACCTCCGCTCGCTCCATTCGAGCCTGGAGCTTGGATCGGTCTTTTACGGAGCACTTGCGCTTACCAACAAATACTTTGATGGGAAAACTCCCATCTTCGACCTTCGGCCCATGGTGAAACTCCTGGACTGGACAGAAGCGGCCACGGCTTTCGAACGGTACGGCGACGCGGCTCCTATCGCACGCCTCATTCAGTCGGGCGATGCCTTCGAGGATCTGGCCAAACGGGCCACATTTGTCTCTCAGGTCCTACAGCTCAATACCCTTTCGAGAGTGCAAACCAACACGCACAAGCTCATTGGATTGCTCGATGCTGTAGAGGACGAGGCCTCGCCGCTGTTAGCAATGATTCGTCCCAAACTGCGCGCGCTCCCGCAAGCCCTTCAGGGCGTACCGCGCTGGCAGGCCATGCTTACCGTTGCCCGGCAACACTGGACATCGTACCGGGCCGGATCGGCTGTGTTGGCGCTCTGGGAGGCTATTATCGACCGACTCGCCCTGGCATACGACCTGCTGGACGCAGATCCAACAAAGACGTACCGGGCCCTCCGGCCCATTGCCTGCGGCCAAGGCACCACCCGTTGGTTTCAGCAGCAAGGACTCGGGCGTTTTCCCAAACGTGCCGAACAGCTCCGCGAATATCGCAACGGCATTGCCCATCCACGCGAGCAAGACTATGAGCCGCCGGAGGTGTATGATCACTTTCCGGGGCTGCTGTCATACTTTGAGGAGCACCTTGGCAGCGTCGTGCTGGATCGGTTGCCCGACGATAAGCCGGTGTCGTTGTAG